A single region of the Duganella sp. BuS-21 genome encodes:
- the rpmF gene encoding 50S ribosomal protein L32 → MAVQQNKKSPSKRGMHRSHDFLVAPQLGIEPTTGETHLRHHISPNGFYRGRKVLKTKNDE, encoded by the coding sequence ATGGCAGTTCAGCAGAACAAAAAATCCCCATCGAAGCGCGGTATGCACCGTTCGCACGATTTCCTGGTTGCTCCACAACTGGGCATCGAGCCAACCACCGGTGAAACCCACCTGCGTCACCACATCAGCCCTAACGGCTTTTACCGTGGTCGCAAAGTCCTGAAAACCAAAAACGACGAGTAA